In Bacteriovorax stolpii, a single genomic region encodes these proteins:
- a CDS encoding fatty acid desaturase has protein sequence MVQIFGVRSVSTKLFNRIVGEYCGYWVLYGFTNFSLVHILHHQHSDDEMDPVNPKGMSFIVFLSAPMRYMIKAAKAYLFSVHGKEEDYQKIMKAQTVVFHLNLVLRLAIWYIFLGNFLFLFFYIPSFLTIVTIFAHINYVCHRDHVDGSVEIVNLNHNLYYKVANFFTMGGYFHKNHHTNMKLFNPMSLEHKHSKKKLLTIQSKIYLNPNEQYIFTGSFISKYFSLNSVWIHGERNRVLAPRKFNEHPTSWL, from the coding sequence ATAGTCCAGATTTTCGGGGTCAGGTCAGTTTCTACAAAGTTATTCAATAGGATTGTAGGTGAATATTGTGGATACTGGGTTCTTTATGGATTTACAAATTTTTCTTTAGTTCACATTCTTCACCATCAACACTCAGATGATGAGATGGACCCGGTTAATCCTAAAGGGATGAGTTTTATTGTTTTTTTATCTGCTCCTATGAGATACATGATTAAAGCAGCAAAGGCTTATTTATTCTCTGTGCATGGAAAAGAAGAAGATTACCAAAAAATCATGAAGGCTCAAACGGTGGTCTTTCATTTAAATTTAGTTCTAAGGCTTGCGATCTGGTATATTTTTCTTGGGAATTTTTTATTTTTATTTTTTTATATTCCTTCATTCTTAACAATTGTAACAATCTTTGCCCACATTAATTATGTTTGTCATCGCGACCATGTAGATGGATCTGTAGAGATTGTGAATCTCAATCACAATCTATATTATAAAGTTGCAAACTTCTTTACTATGGGAGGATACTTTCATAAAAACCACCATACTAATATGAAGCTTTTTAATCCGATGTCTTTAGAGCATAAGCATTCTAAAAAGAAACTTTTAACGATTCAATCCAAGATTTACCTAAACCCAAATGAACAATATATTTTCACGGGCTCATTTATCTCTAAGTACTTTAGCCTAAATAGTGTCTGGATTCATGGAGAAAGAAATAGGGTTTTAGCGCCAAGAAAATTCAATGAGCATCCCACCAGTTGGCTTTAG
- a CDS encoding transposase: MKKSKFSEEKIVHILQEAKSGNSTVQEVCRKHGITTVTYYAWKRKYNGVEVAELKKMKELEAENAKLKRLVANLSLDNLILKDINSKKW, translated from the coding sequence ATGAAAAAATCAAAGTTCAGCGAAGAAAAAATCGTCCATATTCTCCAAGAGGCCAAGTCGGGTAATTCAACTGTTCAAGAAGTCTGTCGCAAACACGGCATCACCACAGTGACCTACTATGCTTGGAAAAGAAAATACAACGGCGTTGAAGTGGCCGAGCTTAAAAAAATGAAAGAGCTTGAAGCTGAGAATGCAAAACTCAAACGTCTTGTGGCCAATCTCTCTCTTGATAATTTGATTTTGAAGGATATTAACTCAAAAAAGTGGTAG
- a CDS encoding IS3 family transposase has product MVSYIRDSYRMSCSRACRILDLQKATFYYKEVEDVAEIKLRARLKELAEKHPGFGLRTLHEITKREELVINHKRTERIYKEEKLSLRLKKKNKRARHLRVVQVPPEAPLKTWSMDFVHDRCFSGRKIKCLTIIDQFSKNCPMINVGVTMTGAEVARALDTLKIKIGLPEVIFVDNGPEFAGKDLGLWAMKNNVKLHFIEPGKPTQNAFIESFNGKFRAQCLNQHWFQTIEEAKILIETWRKEYNNFRPHSSLNGLTPEEFTRQFEMKKINGFDQDVRLKVV; this is encoded by the coding sequence ATGGTGAGCTACATAAGAGACAGCTACAGGATGAGCTGCTCTAGGGCCTGCAGAATCCTTGATCTTCAGAAAGCAACCTTCTACTACAAAGAGGTTGAAGACGTTGCTGAAATCAAGCTTAGAGCGCGTTTAAAAGAGCTTGCAGAAAAGCATCCAGGTTTTGGGCTTAGAACTTTACATGAGATCACCAAAAGAGAAGAACTTGTTATAAATCATAAGCGAACTGAGAGAATTTACAAAGAAGAGAAGCTCTCTCTTCGTTTAAAAAAGAAAAATAAGAGAGCGAGACATTTAAGAGTTGTTCAAGTTCCTCCAGAAGCTCCTTTAAAAACGTGGTCGATGGATTTTGTCCATGACAGATGTTTCAGTGGGAGAAAAATTAAGTGCCTCACAATCATTGATCAGTTTTCTAAGAATTGCCCAATGATAAACGTCGGAGTGACAATGACAGGAGCTGAGGTTGCAAGAGCGCTTGATACTTTAAAAATTAAAATTGGGTTACCAGAAGTCATTTTTGTAGATAACGGGCCAGAGTTTGCGGGAAAAGATTTGGGGTTATGGGCGATGAAGAACAATGTGAAGCTGCATTTTATCGAGCCAGGAAAGCCTACTCAAAATGCGTTCATAGAATCGTTCAACGGGAAATTTAGAGCACAATGTTTGAATCAGCATTGGTTCCAAACGATCGAAGAAGCAAAGATTTTAATTGAAACATGGAGAAAGGAATACAATAATTTCAGACCTCATAGCTCTTTGAATGGTCTGACTCCGGAAGAATTTACTAGGCAATTTGAAATGAAAAAGATAAACGGTTTTGATCAGGATGTGAGATTAAAAGTAGTCTAG
- a CDS encoding gamma carbonic anhydrase family protein, with amino-acid sequence MKAQLLQQQQLNRIMPLYSFKGINPQLGKGVFIAPSADIIGKVILAENVNIWYQCVARGDVNTITVGKNTNVQDLTMLHVTKDFALTIGENVSIGHSVTLHGCTIEDSCLIGMGAVIMDGAYIGANSVVAGGSVVPPGKKYPPNSMIMGNPAVVKRALTPEEITQYGNHYKAYVLYKEEYLDPDQVKLL; translated from the coding sequence TTGAAGGCGCAGCTCCTGCAGCAGCAGCAGCTCAATAGGATCATGCCTCTTTATTCCTTTAAAGGAATTAACCCGCAATTAGGAAAGGGAGTGTTTATCGCTCCCAGTGCCGATATCATCGGGAAAGTCATTCTCGCTGAAAACGTCAATATCTGGTATCAGTGTGTCGCTCGCGGCGACGTCAACACTATCACTGTCGGAAAAAACACCAATGTTCAAGATTTAACCATGCTTCATGTGACGAAGGATTTCGCGCTCACTATTGGTGAGAACGTGAGTATTGGTCACAGCGTGACTCTTCATGGCTGCACGATTGAAGATAGTTGTCTGATCGGTATGGGTGCAGTGATCATGGATGGGGCCTATATCGGGGCAAATTCAGTTGTGGCAGGAGGAAGCGTCGTTCCTCCTGGAAAGAAGTATCCTCCAAATAGTATGATTATGGGGAACCCTGCGGTCGTGAAACGAGCGCTTACACCAGAAGAGATCACTCAGTATGGCAATCATTACAAGGCCTACGTTCTTTATAAAGAAGAGTACTTAGACCCAGATCAAGTTAAGCTTCTCTAG
- a CDS encoding c-type cytochrome, producing MTRLMVFLGVLTAFVLGLVLFSYKSLPVSNAKFDLHKTEEAYEKRTELIHELTAPKEKVAEVEVEVKEYAPVVDLNTPELVKGHKLYNQCISCHGKGGEGKASQKAPFIGGQFDWYIEKQLTDMKAGVRSNPVMNPILKGLSPQDMKDLAAYVSRLPWKKLVEGAAPAAAAAQ from the coding sequence ATGACAAGATTGATGGTTTTTTTAGGTGTATTAACAGCGTTCGTACTTGGGCTTGTGCTGTTCTCATACAAATCTCTTCCAGTTTCAAATGCTAAATTTGATCTTCATAAAACAGAAGAAGCTTACGAAAAAAGAACTGAGCTTATTCATGAGCTAACGGCTCCAAAAGAAAAAGTTGCTGAAGTAGAAGTTGAAGTAAAGGAATACGCTCCAGTTGTAGACCTGAACACTCCAGAGCTTGTTAAAGGGCACAAACTTTATAATCAGTGTATTTCTTGTCACGGTAAAGGTGGAGAGGGGAAAGCTTCTCAAAAAGCTCCTTTCATCGGTGGACAGTTCGACTGGTACATTGAAAAACAACTTACTGATATGAAAGCTGGTGTTCGTTCAAACCCAGTTATGAACCCAATCCTAAAAGGTCTATCTCCACAAGATATGAAAGACCTTGCTGCTTACGTTTCACGTCTTCCATGGAAAAAGCTAGTTGAAGGCGCAGCTCCTGCAGCAGCAGCAGCTCAATAG
- a CDS encoding TIGR00730 family Rossman fold protein: MKNLCIFCGSASGQGSKYLELGHAIGELLVKNNVGLVYGGASIGLMGAIADSVLKNKGRVIGVIPQALVDYEVAHSGLTQLHVVDNMHQRKQLMYDNADAFLSLPGGMGTLDEMFEVLTWTQLKYHQKPSYILNFEGFYDSLLSYLRHSNAEGFIKGEHLNLLHELKTLSDVEKILLQGV, encoded by the coding sequence ATGAAAAACCTCTGCATCTTTTGTGGTTCGGCATCGGGCCAGGGTTCTAAATATCTCGAGCTAGGCCATGCCATTGGCGAGCTTTTAGTAAAAAACAATGTAGGTTTAGTTTACGGTGGTGCTTCGATCGGACTGATGGGTGCGATTGCCGATAGCGTTTTAAAAAATAAAGGAAGAGTCATTGGTGTGATTCCTCAGGCATTAGTCGATTACGAAGTGGCCCACAGTGGACTGACTCAACTTCACGTAGTGGATAACATGCATCAAAGAAAGCAGCTTATGTATGACAACGCAGATGCTTTTTTAAGTTTACCGGGTGGAATGGGAACCCTTGATGAGATGTTTGAGGTTCTGACTTGGACTCAATTAAAATACCATCAGAAGCCGAGCTATATTTTAAACTTCGAAGGTTTTTATGACTCACTGCTGTCTTATCTAAGACACTCAAATGCAGAAGGGTTTATCAAAGGGGAACATCTAAATCTCTTGCATGAATTAAAAACTCTAAGTGATGTAGAAAAAATTCTTTTGCAAGGCGTATAA
- a CDS encoding TlyA family RNA methyltransferase, whose amino-acid sequence MTKDRVDKVLVEAKLTSTRSQALLLIEEGVVFYQGKKVEKASQQVTAEGLEVRKDVQYVSRGAHKIEGALARFQINPEGLVVADVGASTGGFTDYVLHQGAKKVYCIDVGHDQLAQSLRTDPRVENHEGINIRYPFELSEKVDLAVVDLSFISLKLVLKNIFDLVKPKGAIIALVKPQFEVGPTGVDQNGIVKSEGHRLVMMHEMKEWCKAQGFFLVDQCDSPILGKTGNKEYFFYFDKGRSK is encoded by the coding sequence ATGACCAAAGACCGCGTAGATAAAGTTCTCGTTGAAGCAAAACTGACCTCGACCAGGTCGCAGGCCTTGCTTTTAATCGAAGAAGGCGTGGTGTTTTATCAAGGGAAAAAAGTCGAAAAGGCCTCTCAACAAGTAACCGCCGAGGGTTTAGAAGTGAGAAAAGATGTTCAGTATGTTTCTCGTGGGGCCCATAAAATTGAAGGAGCTTTAGCTCGTTTTCAAATTAACCCGGAAGGACTGGTTGTGGCCGATGTCGGTGCGAGCACTGGCGGATTCACTGATTATGTTCTTCATCAAGGGGCTAAAAAAGTTTACTGTATTGATGTCGGCCATGACCAATTGGCCCAGTCTCTTCGCACAGACCCGCGCGTGGAAAATCACGAAGGAATTAATATCCGTTATCCATTCGAGCTGAGTGAAAAAGTTGACCTGGCCGTCGTGGATCTTTCTTTTATTTCATTAAAATTAGTTCTTAAAAATATTTTCGATCTGGTCAAACCAAAAGGGGCGATCATCGCTTTGGTGAAGCCGCAGTTTGAAGTTGGTCCAACAGGTGTAGACCAGAATGGAATTGTTAAAAGCGAAGGCCATCGCCTGGTGATGATGCACGAAATGAAAGAGTGGTGTAAGGCCCAGGGATTTTTCCTGGTCGATCAATGTGATTCACCCATTCTTGGGAAGACCGGTAACAAAGAATACTTCTTCTATTTTGATAAAGGGCGCTCTAAATGA
- a CDS encoding HD domain-containing protein, which translates to MARIIINDPIHEVMDFGNDEKLKKVLKSAIDTNSFQRLRRISQLGLASFVFPGATHSRFSHSLGAAYLASLVLRKLSEQDHAIQKEIKNDFESVILSALLHDVGHGPFSHSFEHVLEGLAEDHKLKVIPMHEHWTAEIIKNKSSDIYAAIKKQKLDPMKIASPFIKKTKKKYYPSYLKQIVSSQIDVDRMDYLLRDSHFSGVSIGKFDLTYLINCLQVITHSKNDPKTLGLYYKGVKPYEAYLISRQLMNKSVYYHRKVKVAEYMAEAIFRYLIEREMKSKKSSPILPSYLKSISKILVKPDSFEMNEFLEKNVGDYIKLTEDDFWFNIKILAEENKNSQAHKFAQKLLKRDILPSYVINAGKDSICMEVLLANGFKEKIDYKILDLKTTIYKQSSDSDRVFVKDNSDNINEISSFSMLISSLGNKPDSEKILVVLGDDEKSNKKLANVLRTNGICTY; encoded by the coding sequence ATGGCAAGAATCATAATTAATGATCCAATTCATGAAGTAATGGATTTTGGAAACGATGAAAAGTTAAAGAAAGTTTTAAAATCAGCTATAGACACAAATTCGTTTCAAAGACTAAGAAGAATTAGTCAATTAGGTTTAGCTTCGTTTGTTTTTCCAGGAGCAACTCATTCAAGATTTTCACATTCTTTAGGTGCTGCTTATTTAGCCTCGTTAGTGTTGAGAAAGTTATCTGAACAAGATCATGCAATTCAGAAAGAAATTAAAAATGATTTTGAAAGTGTTATATTATCTGCCCTGTTGCACGATGTCGGACATGGACCCTTTTCTCATTCCTTTGAACATGTTTTAGAGGGATTAGCCGAAGATCATAAGTTAAAAGTAATTCCGATGCATGAACATTGGACAGCAGAGATAATTAAAAATAAAAGCTCAGATATTTATGCAGCAATAAAAAAACAGAAACTTGATCCAATGAAGATTGCATCACCATTTATTAAAAAAACAAAAAAGAAATACTACCCTTCTTACTTGAAGCAAATAGTTTCTTCTCAGATAGATGTAGATAGGATGGACTATTTATTACGAGATTCTCATTTTTCAGGAGTTAGCATTGGTAAATTTGATTTAACATATCTAATAAACTGTCTTCAGGTTATTACACATTCTAAGAATGATCCTAAAACATTAGGTTTATATTATAAAGGAGTGAAGCCTTATGAGGCTTATCTTATTTCAAGACAGCTGATGAATAAGTCCGTTTACTATCATCGCAAGGTTAAGGTTGCAGAGTATATGGCTGAAGCAATTTTCCGTTATTTAATTGAAAGAGAGATGAAAAGTAAAAAGTCTTCTCCAATACTTCCTTCATATTTAAAATCAATTTCAAAGATATTGGTTAAGCCAGATTCATTTGAGATGAATGAATTCCTGGAGAAGAATGTTGGAGATTATATAAAATTAACTGAAGATGATTTTTGGTTTAATATAAAAATCCTTGCTGAAGAAAATAAAAACTCTCAAGCTCACAAGTTCGCTCAAAAATTACTTAAAAGAGATATATTACCAAGCTATGTAATTAATGCAGGCAAAGATAGTATATGCATGGAGGTCTTACTTGCGAATGGATTCAAAGAAAAAATAGATTACAAGATCCTGGATTTAAAGACTACAATTTATAAGCAGTCATCTGATTCCGATAGAGTTTTTGTAAAAGATAATTCAGATAATATAAATGAAATTTCTTCCTTCTCAATGCTGATAAGTTCTTTGGGTAATAAACCTGATAGTGAAAAAATACTTGTTGTCTTAGGCGATGATGAAAAATCGAATAAAAAATTGGCAAATGTTTTAAGAACTAATGGGATTTGCACTTACTAA
- a CDS encoding protein-L-isoaspartate O-methyltransferase family protein: protein MPVSEFQNQLIKIAEQNNIHHPLSEKVKRAFMEVPRHKFVPVFRIDGDWINITENNLEEYLPYLYGDFPLGIYASEGQIVSTISQPSFVLRMIDMLKLEEGDNVFELGTGSGWNAALMSRIVGPKGKIVSLEIIPELIERAKISFESCGITNVEVHAGDAVDGWKPEAPYDKAVFSAGAFDLPKAFHEQVRVGGHLLFVLKHVQGDTLYLMEKRTDHFSSIYSMDCSFVPMTGKYKKGQPKMVHSIPYYKGLTLDIYPIKGNHYAPVEGDIVMPQGDSEFVWSSGW from the coding sequence ATGCCAGTCAGTGAATTCCAAAATCAATTAATCAAGATTGCCGAACAAAATAACATCCATCATCCATTGAGTGAAAAAGTAAAGCGTGCTTTTATGGAAGTTCCTCGCCATAAATTCGTTCCTGTTTTCCGCATTGATGGAGACTGGATTAATATCACCGAGAATAATCTTGAAGAGTACTTGCCCTATTTGTACGGCGATTTCCCTCTGGGGATTTATGCATCTGAAGGCCAGATCGTCTCGACTATATCCCAGCCGTCCTTTGTCTTAAGAATGATTGATATGCTAAAGCTCGAAGAAGGTGACAACGTTTTTGAATTAGGAACAGGGAGCGGATGGAATGCGGCCTTAATGAGTAGAATCGTTGGCCCGAAAGGAAAAATCGTAAGCCTTGAAATCATTCCAGAACTTATTGAGCGCGCTAAAATTTCTTTTGAGTCTTGTGGAATTACCAATGTTGAAGTTCATGCTGGGGATGCTGTTGATGGATGGAAACCTGAAGCTCCTTATGACAAAGCTGTCTTCTCCGCAGGCGCATTTGATTTACCCAAAGCTTTTCATGAGCAAGTGAGAGTCGGCGGGCATTTACTTTTTGTTTTAAAACACGTGCAAGGCGATACGCTTTATTTGATGGAGAAAAGAACTGATCACTTCAGCTCGATCTATTCGATGGATTGTAGCTTTGTTCCGATGACAGGGAAATATAAAAAGGGGCAACCCAAAATGGTTCACAGCATCCCCTACTATAAAGGGCTGACGTTAGATATTTATCCTATTAAAGGAAATCATTATGCTCCGGTCGAAGGCGATATCGTTATGCCTCAAGGGGATTCGGAATTTGTGTGGAGTTCTGGGTGGTGA
- a CDS encoding group I truncated hemoglobin — MTQVTIYDKYGGYNFFHKIIYELYLELFDHIEISYHFIGVDIERLSNLQAQYLCEAIGGPKMYEGRNIAIVHKYLRVTDYEFDTVATRFAEIFKSNGLNDEEVKFIMNFIKSKQPAVVTAKNTAMDRIARWIYKRLKKIKGFFKQLRSTFKF; from the coding sequence ATGACTCAAGTGACTATCTACGATAAGTACGGTGGATATAATTTCTTTCATAAGATCATCTATGAGCTTTACTTAGAATTATTTGATCACATTGAAATTAGTTATCACTTCATTGGCGTCGACATTGAGCGCCTCTCTAATTTGCAAGCACAATACTTGTGTGAAGCGATTGGAGGACCAAAGATGTATGAGGGACGCAATATCGCAATCGTTCACAAATACTTGAGAGTAACAGACTATGAATTTGACACTGTTGCCACACGCTTTGCCGAAATCTTTAAGAGCAATGGATTAAATGATGAGGAAGTAAAGTTCATCATGAATTTTATTAAGTCTAAACAACCGGCCGTGGTCACTGCAAAAAACACAGCAATGGACAGGATCGCGCGCTGGATTTACAAACGCCTAAAAAAGATCAAAGGATTTTTTAAGCAACTAAGAAGCACATTCAAATTCTAA